A part of Ziziphus jujuba cultivar Dongzao chromosome 8, ASM3175591v1 genomic DNA contains:
- the LOC107413252 gene encoding phosphoribosylaminoimidazole-succinocarboxamide synthase, chloroplastic isoform X1 — protein sequence MAHCMPGLNPQRTFYPKVPISTFSTPSIFSFRTKNSKFKNFSTTVLAMADWKQHQDRQPLSLDALINGARKEEFMGPIKKTLPNCLSETNLHLTVPGLKSKTRGKVRDIYDNGDYLVLVTTDRQSAFDRILASIPFKGQVLNETSLWWFNKTEHITPNAIVAAPDENVTIATKCSVFPVEFVVRGFVTGSTDTSLWTVYKKGIRNYCGNVLPEGMVKNQKLPTNILTPTTKAADHDVPVTPDEIINSGLMTQADYEEVSKKALSLFQYGQHVAQEHGLILVDTKYEFGKGRDGSIFLIDEVHTPDSSRYWIASSYEERFQNGLEPENIDKEFLRLWFKDHCNPYEDKVLPDAPEELVSELSWRYIFLYETITKLKFKLPSTEEPIHDRISRNVALALSSLK from the exons ATGGCTCACTGTATGCCAGGCTTAAACCCTCAAAGAACCTTCTACCCTAAGGTTCCAATTTCCACCTTTTCAACCCCTTCAATCTTTTCCTTCAGAACCAAAAATTCAAAGTTCAAGAACTTCTCAACTACTGTATTGGCTATGGCAGACTGGAAGCAACACCAAGACCGGCAACCTTTGTCCTTGGATGCTTTGATCAATGGTGCTCGCAAAGAAGAGTTTATGGGCCCTATCAAGAAAACCTTGCCCAACTGTCTTTCGGAAACCAATTTGCACCTCACAGTTCCTGGTCTCAAATCTAAAACCAGAGGCAAG GTTAGAGATATTTATGACAATGGGGATTATTTAGTTTTGGTCACAACTGATCGACAAAGTGCTTTTGACAGAATTCTGGCTTCCATTCCATTCAAAGGGCAG GTTCTTAATGAGACAAGTTTATGGTGGTTTAACAAAACTGAACATATAACTCCAAATGCAATTGTTGCTGCTCCTGATGAAAATGTAACGATTGCAACAAAATGTTCAGTTTTCCCAGTTGAGTTTGTTG tTAGAGGTTTTGTAACTGGAAGTACCGATACATCATTATGGACAGTGTACAAGAAAGGCATTCGAAATTACTGTGGCAATGTACTCCCAGAAG GCATGGTTAAAAATCAAAAGCTTCCTACAAATATTCTCACACCAACAACTAAGGCTGCAGATCATGATGTTCCTGTGACTCCAGATGAG ATTATTAATAGTGGACTCATGACTCAAGCTGATTATGAGGAAGTAAGCAAGAAGGCATTAAGTTTGTTTCAGTATGGACAG CATGTGGCCCAGGAACATGGCTTGATATTAGTTGATACCAAATATGAATTTGGAAAGGGACGTGATGGTTCCATTTTTTTGATTGATGAG GTGCATACACCTGATTCAAGCAGATACTGGATTGCAAGTTCTTATGAGGAACGCTTTCAGAATGGTCTTGAACCTGAGAATATTGATAAG GAGTTCTTGAGGTTGTGGTTCAAGGATCACTGCAATCCATATGAAGACAAG GTCCTTCCTGATGCTCCTGAGGAACTTGTTAGTGAGCTATCCTGGCG ATATATTTTCTTGTACGAGACaataacaaagttaaaattcaaattgCCATCAACAGAG gAGCCGATTCATGATCGGATATCTCGTAATGTTGCACTTGCATTGTCATCTCTGAAGTGA
- the LOC107413252 gene encoding phosphoribosylaminoimidazole-succinocarboxamide synthase, chloroplastic isoform X2 translates to MAHCMPGLNPQRTFYPKVPISTFSTPSIFSFRTKNSKFKNFSTTVLAMADWKQHQDRQPLSLDALINGARKEEFMGPIKKTLPNCLSETNLHLTVPGLKSKTRGKVRDIYDNGDYLVLVTTDRQSAFDRILASIPFKGQVLNETSLWWFNKTEHITPNAIVAAPDENVTIATKCSVFPVEFVVRGFVTGSTDTSLWTVYKKGIRNYCGNVLPEGMVKNQKLPTNILTPTTKAADHDVPVTPDEIINSGLMTQADYEEVSKKALSLFQYGQHVAQEHGLILVDTKYEFGKGRDGSIFLIDEVHTPDSSRYWIASSYEERFQNGLEPENIDKEFLRLWFKDHCNPYEDKVLPDAPEELVSELSWR, encoded by the exons ATGGCTCACTGTATGCCAGGCTTAAACCCTCAAAGAACCTTCTACCCTAAGGTTCCAATTTCCACCTTTTCAACCCCTTCAATCTTTTCCTTCAGAACCAAAAATTCAAAGTTCAAGAACTTCTCAACTACTGTATTGGCTATGGCAGACTGGAAGCAACACCAAGACCGGCAACCTTTGTCCTTGGATGCTTTGATCAATGGTGCTCGCAAAGAAGAGTTTATGGGCCCTATCAAGAAAACCTTGCCCAACTGTCTTTCGGAAACCAATTTGCACCTCACAGTTCCTGGTCTCAAATCTAAAACCAGAGGCAAG GTTAGAGATATTTATGACAATGGGGATTATTTAGTTTTGGTCACAACTGATCGACAAAGTGCTTTTGACAGAATTCTGGCTTCCATTCCATTCAAAGGGCAG GTTCTTAATGAGACAAGTTTATGGTGGTTTAACAAAACTGAACATATAACTCCAAATGCAATTGTTGCTGCTCCTGATGAAAATGTAACGATTGCAACAAAATGTTCAGTTTTCCCAGTTGAGTTTGTTG tTAGAGGTTTTGTAACTGGAAGTACCGATACATCATTATGGACAGTGTACAAGAAAGGCATTCGAAATTACTGTGGCAATGTACTCCCAGAAG GCATGGTTAAAAATCAAAAGCTTCCTACAAATATTCTCACACCAACAACTAAGGCTGCAGATCATGATGTTCCTGTGACTCCAGATGAG ATTATTAATAGTGGACTCATGACTCAAGCTGATTATGAGGAAGTAAGCAAGAAGGCATTAAGTTTGTTTCAGTATGGACAG CATGTGGCCCAGGAACATGGCTTGATATTAGTTGATACCAAATATGAATTTGGAAAGGGACGTGATGGTTCCATTTTTTTGATTGATGAG GTGCATACACCTGATTCAAGCAGATACTGGATTGCAAGTTCTTATGAGGAACGCTTTCAGAATGGTCTTGAACCTGAGAATATTGATAAG GAGTTCTTGAGGTTGTGGTTCAAGGATCACTGCAATCCATATGAAGACAAG GTCCTTCCTGATGCTCCTGAGGAACTTGTTAGTGAGCTATCCTGGCG CTGA
- the LOC107413252 gene encoding phosphoribosylaminoimidazole-succinocarboxamide synthase, chloroplastic isoform X3 — MGPIKKTLPNCLSETNLHLTVPGLKSKTRGKVRDIYDNGDYLVLVTTDRQSAFDRILASIPFKGQVLNETSLWWFNKTEHITPNAIVAAPDENVTIATKCSVFPVEFVVRGFVTGSTDTSLWTVYKKGIRNYCGNVLPEGMVKNQKLPTNILTPTTKAADHDVPVTPDEIINSGLMTQADYEEVSKKALSLFQYGQHVAQEHGLILVDTKYEFGKGRDGSIFLIDEVHTPDSSRYWIASSYEERFQNGLEPENIDKEFLRLWFKDHCNPYEDKVLPDAPEELVSELSWRYIFLYETITKLKFKLPSTEEPIHDRISRNVALALSSLK, encoded by the exons ATGGGCCCTATCAAGAAAACCTTGCCCAACTGTCTTTCGGAAACCAATTTGCACCTCACAGTTCCTGGTCTCAAATCTAAAACCAGAGGCAAG GTTAGAGATATTTATGACAATGGGGATTATTTAGTTTTGGTCACAACTGATCGACAAAGTGCTTTTGACAGAATTCTGGCTTCCATTCCATTCAAAGGGCAG GTTCTTAATGAGACAAGTTTATGGTGGTTTAACAAAACTGAACATATAACTCCAAATGCAATTGTTGCTGCTCCTGATGAAAATGTAACGATTGCAACAAAATGTTCAGTTTTCCCAGTTGAGTTTGTTG tTAGAGGTTTTGTAACTGGAAGTACCGATACATCATTATGGACAGTGTACAAGAAAGGCATTCGAAATTACTGTGGCAATGTACTCCCAGAAG GCATGGTTAAAAATCAAAAGCTTCCTACAAATATTCTCACACCAACAACTAAGGCTGCAGATCATGATGTTCCTGTGACTCCAGATGAG ATTATTAATAGTGGACTCATGACTCAAGCTGATTATGAGGAAGTAAGCAAGAAGGCATTAAGTTTGTTTCAGTATGGACAG CATGTGGCCCAGGAACATGGCTTGATATTAGTTGATACCAAATATGAATTTGGAAAGGGACGTGATGGTTCCATTTTTTTGATTGATGAG GTGCATACACCTGATTCAAGCAGATACTGGATTGCAAGTTCTTATGAGGAACGCTTTCAGAATGGTCTTGAACCTGAGAATATTGATAAG GAGTTCTTGAGGTTGTGGTTCAAGGATCACTGCAATCCATATGAAGACAAG GTCCTTCCTGATGCTCCTGAGGAACTTGTTAGTGAGCTATCCTGGCG ATATATTTTCTTGTACGAGACaataacaaagttaaaattcaaattgCCATCAACAGAG gAGCCGATTCATGATCGGATATCTCGTAATGTTGCACTTGCATTGTCATCTCTGAAGTGA